ATGAAGTACCACCAAAGAACTGAGCAAATTCAGCCTTGACACCAAATAAACCAGCAAATGCAGGCATAATTGCAACAATTGCCAAGAATAAAGAACCAGGTAAAGTTATACGAGACATAATCTCATCAATATACTCAGCTGTCTTTTTACCAGGTTTAATCCCCGGTATAAAACCATTATTTCTCTTCATATCCTCTGCCATCTGATTTGGATTAATAGTGATTGCTGTATAGAAATAAGTGAAAAGAATAATCATTACAGCAAAAATAAAATTATACCAAAATCCAGTATGGTTAGTCAAAGCACGAGCAACGCCACTTGCACTGGCAACATTCGAATATCCAATAATAGCTACTGGAATAAACATAATAGCTTGCGCAAAAATGATAGGCATTACATTAGCTGCATTGACCTTCAAAGGAATATATTGTCTGGCACCACCATATTGTTTGTTACCAACAATTCTCTTAGCATATTGTACTGGAACTTTCCTTGTACCTTGAACTAACAAAATAGAACCAGCAATAACGATCAATAAAAAGGCAATTTCAAATATAAACATGACAAGACCACCTGCACCTGTTTCTGTAGTACGAGAAACAACTTCCTGACCAAAAGCCTTAGGAAGACGTGCAATAATGCCAATCATGATTATTAAAGAAATACCATTACCTATACCCTTATCTGTAATTCTTTCACCAAGCCATAATATGAACATACTTCCAGCAGCCAAAATGATTGTGGAAGTTACCATAAATAAGGTCCAGTTCAATGAAGGATTCAAGGCTTGACCAGCTTGAGTTTTCAGATTAATCAAATAAGAAGGAGCCTGAAACAATAATATCGCAATAGTCAGATAACGTGTATATTGGTTAATCTTTATTCTACCACTTTCTCCCTCGCGTTGCAATTTCTGAAAATAAGGAACTGCAATTGCTAAAAGTTGAATAACAATCGAAGCAGAGATATAAGGCATAACACCCA
The sequence above is drawn from the uncultured Bacteroides sp. genome and encodes:
- the secY gene encoding preprotein translocase subunit SecY; its protein translation is MRKAIETLKNIWNIEDLRQRILITILFAAIYRFGSFVVLPGINPGMLTQLHKQTSEGLLALLNMFSGGAFSNASVFALGVMPYISASIVIQLLAIAVPYFQKLQREGESGRIKINQYTRYLTIAILLFQAPSYLINLKTQAGQALNPSLNWTLFMVTSTIILAAGSMFILWLGERITDKGIGNGISLIIMIGIIARLPKAFGQEVVSRTTETGAGGLVMFIFEIAFLLIVIAGSILLVQGTRKVPVQYAKRIVGNKQYGGARQYIPLKVNAANVMPIIFAQAIMFIPVAIIGYSNVASASGVARALTNHTGFWYNFIFAVMIILFTYFYTAITINPNQMAEDMKRNNGFIPGIKPGKKTAEYIDEIMSRITLPGSLFLAIVAIMPAFAGLFGVKAEFAQFFGGTSLLILVGVVLDTLQQVESHLLMRHYDGLLKSGRIKGRTGSVAAY